One Marasmius oreades isolate 03SP1 chromosome 2, whole genome shotgun sequence DNA segment encodes these proteins:
- a CDS encoding uncharacterized protein (MEROPS:MER0003601), whose protein sequence is MVLRLFFWLGIAAFISRALSSTGPQPVFPSDLASQLESNVPLFINLPLDHFDANSNATFKNRFWVNATYYEVGGPVFLFDSGEQDAAPLLPYYLQEYHGLSATMRLAKRYKGLAILWEHRYYGDSQPFPVNSDTSPDQWKYLTTEQALEDVVFFTNSFKKANENHTAITDLLNPFELPLHPSVVPWVFLGGSYPGVRAAHLRVRNPEIIFASWASSAPVQSQVDMSSYYKAAERSLTRNCSADWVAVTRYVDDVLINSDVKTKNSLKFRIWKARLSHPGNNTTEADKLTEEQASAKSDVSTASVLMDPLNFYQYYGFAASLLPFCNLLETRNFTTTPLETGIVDTNGVESAVDAFLVAIGELDYDSIPGAPDDPVGDRSWMRQYCSEYGFYQRGDPQNPLSIETSLISLELNQKECDDTFPDHLPSWPQVENVNKYGGWDMRPSNVMFTNGEFDPWRTMGLASIESNSPHREPSVIIPPCNEAPNGSSFFGITYANMVHVSDMRVLLVSDENHTDFKTVGFYSPISQEPFFEGLGLFQLALDEWLPCFGKS, encoded by the exons ATGGTTTTACGCCTTTTCTTTTGGCTGGGAATCGCAGCTTTCATCTCCCGGGCACTTTCTAGTACCGGTCCTCAACCAGTTTTTCCCTCGGATCTTGCATCTCAGTTGGAATCGAATGTGCCATTATTCATCAAT CTGCCGTTAGATCACTTCGACGCGAATTCGAACGCTACGTTCAAAAATCGGTTTTGGGTTAACGCTACTTACTACGAAGTCGGGGGACCTGTCTTCC TCTTCGACTCCGGGGAACAAGACGCTGCTCCTTTACTTCCTTACTACCTTCAG GAATATCATGGTTTATCTGCGACGATGCGACTTGCGAAACGGTACAAAGGATTAGCCATTTTATGGGAGCATCGATATTATGGCGATTCTCAGCCGTTCCCAGTCAAT TCAGATACTTCCCCCGACCAGTGGAAATACCTGACAACTGAACAGGCTCTAGAAGATGTCGTTTTCTTCACTAATTCTTTTAAGAAAGCCAACGAGAACCATACGGCGATCACGGACTTGCTCAATCCCTTTGAACTTCCGTTGCATCCTTCCGTTGTTCCATGGGTGTTTCTAGGTGGCTCATATCCCGGTGTGCGAGCAGCTCATCTTCGTGTGCGAAACCCAGAAATTATTTTTGCTTCTTGGGCATCATCTGCTCCAGTTCAATCACAGGTGGATATGTCAAGCTACTACAAAGCTGCCGAACGCTCTCTGACAAGGAACTGTTCTGCCGATTGGGTTGCAGTCACCCG TTATGTGGACGATGTTCTCATCAATAGTGACGTAAAAACAAAGAACAGCTTGAAGTTTAGGATTTGGAAAGCTCGATTGAGCCATCCCGGAAACAACACGACGGAGGCTGACAAGTTGACAGAGGAACAAGCTAGTGCCAAAAGCGATGTTTCTACTGCGTCAGTCCTGATGGACCCACTGAATTTTTACCAG TATTATGGCTTCGCAGCATCCCTCCTTCCTTTCTGCAACCTCCTCGAAACCCGTAACTTCACGACAACACCTCTGGAGACAGGAATCGTTGACACGAACGGTGTCGAATCTGCCGTGGACGCCTTTCTGGTGGCCATAGGTGAACTAGACTATGACTCAATACCGGGGGCACCGGACGATCCAGTTGGAGACCGTTCATGGATGCGTCAGTATTGTTCTGAGTACG GATTTTACCAGCGAGGAGACCCTCAGAATCCGCTTTCCATCGAGACCTCTCTCATCTCGCTTGAACTCAACCAGAAGGAATGCGACGATACCTTTCCAGATCACCTCCCGAGTTGGCCTCAAGTGGAAAACGTCAATAAATATGGCGGTTGGGATATGCGCCCGTCTAACGTGATGTTTACCAATGGAGAAT TTGATCCTTGGAGGACAATGGGTTTAGCGTCCATCGAGTCCAATTCCCCTCATCGTGAACCGTCTGTTATCATCCCTCC CTGCAACGAGGCTCCCAACGGATCATCCTTCTTCGGCATCACATATGCTAACATGGTCCACGTTTCTGATATGCGCGTATTGCTTGTCTCAGACGAGAATCACACCGACTTCAAGACAGTGGGGTTTTACAGTCCGATTTCACAGGAACCTTTCTTCGAGGGCCTAGGGCTGTTTCAATTGGCTTTAGATGAATGGCTGCCCTGTTTTGGGAAATCATAA
- a CDS encoding uncharacterized protein (BUSCO:EOG09263DQH) — MDEEEPNSLWTLKPPLHSSSHPRDKEPIEVQKLRKWQEERVNRRLRGDYESSVFKLSDLIASNLALPLRIADVRVEGANKTRASFLGFLINPLLPCNTGNPDTADLESVLYTTRSIGDVLKRTDIFHAVEARLERAKDVLSSPEAVDIVFKTREKGRLFLKTSTELGNNEGNASATVRLRNVFGGAEALEANMSLGTTTRKSFHASFSAPITADLETFAELTAFGLQKDLSGFASCSEALRGVKALVRRGDFPTGSHEIIYEAVLRNIGSLTPTASFSIREAAGQTTKSSFSYTYTLDTRDDRISATRGFYTKWTQELAGFGGDASFYKAEAENHISRPIMPGVFLSFSACSGLLWDIGRTSLFSDRFQLGGPLSVRSFRQNGLGPRDGSDSLGGDLYWSAGLSLVSDIPNKPHWPIKAHAFLNAGRLDRLDKSRSLLENVKRAVEQPSISAGVGLIYRFDPVRLEANFGLPLVANKTDGTRKGLQVGIGLEFL, encoded by the exons ATGGACGAGGAAGAACCAAACTCTCTTTGGACTCTCAAGCCCCCGCTTCACAGTTCTTCCCATCCAAGAGACAAGGAACCGATAGAAGTCCAAAAACTGAGGAAATGGCAGGAAGAACGCGTCAACAGAAGGCTACGAGGGGACTACGAATCTTCTGTCTTCAAGCTCTCCGACCTG ATTGCTAGCAACTTAGCACTGCCTCTTCGAATTGCAGACGTACGCGTCGAGGGTGCCAACAAGACTCGGGCTTCATTCCTGGGCTTCCTCATCAACCCACTACTCCCTTGCAACACAGGGAACCCAGATACTGCCGACTTAGAATCAGTACTATATACGACTAGGAGTATAGGAGATGTTCTCAAGCGAACCGATATATTCCATGCAGTGGAAGCCCGCTTAGAGCGCGCCAAAGATGTACTTAGCTCTCCAGAGGCGGTAGATATTGTATTCAAAACACGAGAGAAGGGCAGATTGTTCCTAAAGACGTCGACCGAGCTTGGAAATAATGAGGGTAATGCT AGTGCTACAGTACGCCTTCGTAATGTTTTCGGCGGAGCAGAAGCCCTCGAGGCCAATATGTCTCTCGGAACAACTACAAGGAAGTCATTTCATGCCTCATTCTCAGCCCCAATAACGGCGGATCTTGAGACATTCGCCGAGTTGACGGCATTCGGTCTGCAGAAAGACCTTTCAGGCTTTGCTAGTTGTTCCGAGGCTCTACGAGGCGTAAAGGCGCTTGTCAGG CGTGGTGACTTTCCTACAGGTTCACATGAAATCATTTATGAAGCTGTACTGAGGAATATTGGATCTCTTACTCCCACCGCCTCTTTCAG TATTCGAGAGGCAGCCGGACAAACAACAAAGTCTTCTTTTTCGTACACTTACACGCTCGATACCCGCGACGATCGAATTAGTGCTACCCGCGGTTTCTACACGAAATGGACTCAGGAACTGGCCGGCTTCGGGGGAGACGCATCGTTTTACAAAGCTGAAGCCGAGAATCATATCTCAAGGCCGATAATGCCAGGCGTC TTCCTCTCATTTTCAGCTTGTTCAGGGCTATTATGGGATATCGGCCGTACAAGTCTATTCTCTGATAGATTTCAACTGGGCGGGCCACTCTCTGTGCGTTCGTTCAGACAGAACGGCCTAGGACCTCGCGATGGCT CGGATTCTCTAGGAGGAGATCTCTATTGGTCTGCTGGCCTCAGTCTCGTGTCTGACATTCCGAACAAGCCTCATTGGCCGATAAAAGCTCATGCCTTCCTCAATGCGGGACGATTGGACCGACTGGACAAAT CTCGTAGCCTGTTAGAAAATGTGAAACGCGCAGTTGAGCAACCTTCAATTTCAGCGGGAGTAGGTTTGATATACCGTTTCGACCCAGTCAGATTAGAAGCCAATTTTGGATTACCTCTCGTCGCCAACAAAACCGACGGAACCCGAAAAGGTCTTCAGGTTGGGATAGGTTTAGAATTTCTGTAA
- a CDS encoding uncharacterized protein (BUSCO:EOG09262E7I) has translation MPPKCEPLCYFDERLYFTTFPHPAPNPGVLNRLASDPCYRPRVRPRSVYSSSSSDEDATYYYFTIDDQLLYLSFFQDWGPLNIAMVYKACILIHELLQDKDLESHRLVLYSSSDPKGKANAALLMALYIMIVQRRAPWEAFKPIAEIEFMPFRDAGRGPSDFNLNIQDCLWGIWKAMQNGLCDMNEFDIEDYEFYEKVENGDWNWITPNFVAFASPVDQSWINQRKDSNNPTTGRSSLSSSTSSNLALQRKLPTPFLNCLDYFEKRNIQLVVRLNTELYDRNTFLDRGINHMELYFDDGTNPTDEIVRTFLDVADRVVEAGGVVAVHCKAGLGRTGTLIGAYLIWKYGFTATEAIAFMRIVRPGSVVGPQQQYMYLKQLEWAKWAAVDEARKQQAAAAAVLNPVPALVTPATPPADTDEDLPLVPTTPTSNSTPLPPVTPSRHVAAAAAKAKAIAPPGQPRKTPNAKRPAQDSDDDENDESDDILPSLGVAPPRTRNSRANVRGPPTGRGITASEQRPTRVTRSTAGATAIKKSGAAGGVACSSPVKQTGQRPNKIPRLATTRTAAPTAAKATVETRLQTAVPGPSRRPNPPQAPTPSRLPTLRKQPTHTSSLSEVATNATLKKGTVTPTSDAWMTTNAAAVVKPGSKSERPGLRSVRRRRSSFSAADVIA, from the exons ATGCCACCTAAATGCGAGCCTCTTTGCTATTTCGATGAGCG GTTATACTTTACCACTTTTCCTCACCCCGCTCCCAATCCTGGAGTTCTCAATCGACTGGCTTCCGACCCCTGTTATCGTCCACGCGTCCGGCCGCGTTCAGTTTATTCCTCGTCTAGTTCCGACGAGGATGCGACTTATTACTATTTTACAATCGATGACCAGCTGCTTTACCTGTCCTTTTTCCAAGACTGGGGGCCTCTGAACATAGCCATGGTTTATAAGGCGTGTATATTGATACACGAACTTCTTCAG GACAAGGATTTAGAATCTCACCGACTCGTCTTGTACTCCTCGAGTGATCCGAAAGGGAAAGCGAATGCAGCATTATTGATGGCTCTCTATATT ATGATCGTTCAACGGCGAGCACCATGGGAAGCGTTTAAGCCGATCGCtgagatagaattcatgccATTTCGAGATGCTGGTCGTGGACCATCAGACTTCAATCTCAATATTCAAGATTGTTTATGGGGGATATGGAAAGCGATGCAAAACGGTTTGTGCGACATGAATGAGTTCGACATCGAGGACTACGAGTTTTACGAAAAAGTAGAGAATGGGGATTGGAATTGGATTACACCCAACTTTGTTGCCTTTGCGTCGCCAGTGGACCAGAGCTGGATCAACCAAAGAAAAGACTCCAATAATCCTACAACAGGCCGATCGTCTCTGTCTTCCTCCACTAGCAGCAACCTCGCCTTACAACGCAAACTTCCCACACCTTTTCTTAACTGCTTGGACTACTTTGAAAAACGCAATATTCAACTCGTTGTCCGGTTGAACACCGAGTTGTATGACCGTAATACGTTCCTAGACCGGGGGATCAACCATATGGAGCTTTACTTCGATGATGGAACAAATCCCACTGACGAGATTGTCCGTACGTTTTTGGATGTTGCTGATCGAGTCGTTGAGGCTGGAGGAGTTGTGGCAGTCCAT TGCAAAGCAGGGCTCGGCCGTACAGGTACTTTGATTGGAGCCTATCTCATCTGGAAGTACGGTTTCACGGCAACTGAAGCGATTGCATTCATGCGAATCGTTAGACCTGGAAGCGTAGTTGGACCTCAACAACAGTACATGTATTTGAAACAACTAGAATGGGCAAAATGGGCTGCGGTTGACGAAGCTCGTAAACAAcaagctgctgctgctgccgtTCTAAATCCAGTTCCTGCATTAGTGACACCTGCTACACCACCAGCAGATACAGACGAAGATCTTCCGCTGGTTCCAACGACCCCCACATCCAATAGCACTCCTCTCCCCCCGGTGACACCTAGTCGCCATGTCGCAGCCGCAGCCGCGAAAGCGAAGGCCATTGCACCACCCGGTCAGCCACGGAAGACGCCGAATGCCAAACGACCAGCTCAGGACTCAGACGATGACGAGAATGATGAATCTGACGACATCCTACCATCTCTAGGTGTCGCTCCCCCGCGCACTCGAAATTCGCGAGCGAACGTTAGAGGGCCGCCTACAGGACGTGGAATCACAGCCTCCGAACAACGCCCCACCCGTGTTACAAGGTCCACCGCTGGTGCGACAGCCATAAAGAAGAGTGGCGCTGCTGGTGGAGTTGCCTGTTCGTCACCAGTCAAGCAAACTGGTCAACGACCTAACAAAATCCCTCGGCTCGCCACTACTAGAACAGCTGCTCCCACCGCAGCCAAGGCTACAGTGGAAACCAGGTTGCAGACAGCTGTACCGGGCCCATCACGCCGACCGAATCCTCCTCAAGCCCCAACACCATCCCGACTACCTACACTCAGGAAACAACCTACACATACGTCTTCGTTGAGTGAAGTCGCTACAAACGCTACTTTAAAGAAGGGAACTGTCACACCCACGTCCGATGCATGGATGACGACGAATGCAGCAGCGGTTGTCAAGCCTGGATCGAAATCTGAGCGACCCGGGCTGAGGAGTGTCAGGCGCAGACGTAGCAGTTTTAGTGCTGCTGACGTTATCGCATGA
- a CDS encoding uncharacterized protein (BUSCO:EOG09262JZK), whose amino-acid sequence MNSEFPALKNDLLLRAARGEVTSRAPVWIMRQAGRYLPEFRKVRENHEFFEICRNPSLATEITVQPIQRYTGLIDASIIFSDILVIPQALGMEVLMNPGPHFPEPLVTPEDIKKLKQVVDVNVELKYVFEAITKTRLELNGEVPLIGFCGAPWTLFAYMIEGGGSKTFQKAKTWIFKYPEESKALLMRIANVCVDFLVGQVKAGAQMLQVFDSWAGELSPHDFQLFSFPTLRHISQEVRKHLIEEKITPVPMTLFAKGANHAIAFLAEQSGYNVLGLDWCVDPTEARRLVGTKVALQGNMDPNVLYAGKPAIESAVKRMCEGFRSAKGGWIANLGHGITPGVDPEDVRWFFECVHKYSA is encoded by the exons ATGAATTCAGAATTTCCGGCTCTCAAAAATGACCTTCTGCTCCGAGCAGCTCGAG GTGAAGTCACTTCTCGCGCACCGGTTTGGATCATGAGGCAGGCAGGACGGTATCTTCCAG AGTTTCGAAAAGTGCGCGAAAACCACGAATTCTTCGAAATCTGCCGCAACCCTAGTCTGGCAACAGAGATCACCGTCCAACCCATTCAACGATACACGGGTCTCATCGATGCCTCCATCATTTTCAGCGATATTCTTGTTATCCCGCAGGCATTGGGAATGGAAGTCCTAATGAACCCAGGTCCACATTTTCCTGAACCGCTTGTCACCCCAGAGGATATTAAGAAGCTGAAGCAGGTTGTCGATGTGAATGTCGAGTTGAAATATGTTTTTGAGGCTATAACCAAGACACGGTTGGAGCTCAATGGTGAGGTTCCCCTGATCGGATTCTGTGGCGCGCCCTGGACGTTGTTTGCGTACATGATCGAGGGCGGCGGGAGCAAAACCTTCCAAAAGGCCAAGACGTGGATATTCAAGTATCCGGAGGAATCAAAAGCGCTTCTCATGCGTATTGCCAATGTATGCGTCGATTTTCTGGTTGGCCAAGTAAAGGCTGGAGCGCAG ATGCTTCAAGTCTTTGATTCCTGGGCAGGGGAACTGTCACCGCACGACTTCCAGTTGTTCTCCTTTCCTACTCTTCGTCATATTTCTCAGGAAGTGCGCAAACATTTGATCGAAGAGAAAATTACGCCAGTTCCCATGACTTTATTTGCCAAAGGCGCAAACCATGCAATAGCCTTCCTCGCTGAACAATCTGGATACAATGTCCTCGGGCTTGACTGGTGTGTCGATCCCACAGAGGCACGCCGGCTTGTAGGCACCAAAGTTGCTCTGCAAGGCAACATGGACCCGAACGTGCTCTATGCTGGCAAACCAGCAATCGAGAGTGCTGTCAAGCGCATGTGCGAGGGTTTCAGGTCTGCCAAAGGAGGTTGGATTGCGAACTTGGGACACGGCATTACACCTGGAGTTGATCCCGAAGATGTTCGGTGGTTCTTTGAATGCGTGCATAAATACTCAGCATAG